A stretch of Spirochaetaceae bacterium DNA encodes these proteins:
- a CDS encoding HigA family addiction module antitoxin: MSIPTPGEILLEEYLKPMGISQNAMSRAIGVAPRAINEIVHGRRSITPAMSIRFGAFFGQSDQFWHGIQVECDFRKLARDRQRLINGVQPASTVRKAS, translated from the coding sequence ATGAGCATTCCAACACCTGGGGAGATCCTTCTTGAGGAATACCTCAAGCCGATGGGAATCTCCCAGAACGCGATGAGCCGCGCAATCGGCGTGGCTCCTCGCGCGATCAATGAAATTGTGCATGGCCGGCGCTCGATTACGCCGGCCATGTCCATTCGCTTCGGTGCCTTCTTCGGCCAGTCCGACCAATTCTGGCACGGGATTCAAGTGGAGTGCGATTTTCGCAAGCTGGCGCGAGACAGACAGCGGCTCATCAATGGCGTCCAGCCTGCTTCCACGGTGCGCAAGGCATCCTGA
- the iolG gene encoding inositol 2-dehydrogenase, with amino-acid sequence MVRFALFGAGRIGTMHARHLAACAGARLVCVYDPVPGAARATADQHGATVADTVQAALSAGIDAVLIASSTDTHVDLIVAAAQAGKAVFCEKPIDLSMQRVEACWEQVRDRGVPIQIGFNRRYDASHRGVRDRVAAGDIGDLHQVIITSRDPEPPPLSYVRVSGGLFRDMMIHDFDLARFVLGEEPVTITAAGSVMITPELTELGDVDTAMVLMTTASGMQCHINCSRQAVYGYDQRLEAHGSDGMVCSTNHLQDQVRRYSATSAGAPAPLRRFFIDRYAPAYQSQLADFVDAVATGREPSVTFEDGHRALILAEAANQSLATGTTIPIPPTANESPQ; translated from the coding sequence ATGGTTCGTTTTGCCCTCTTCGGTGCGGGGCGCATCGGTACGATGCACGCCCGGCACTTGGCGGCGTGCGCGGGTGCGCGCCTGGTCTGCGTGTACGACCCGGTTCCGGGTGCGGCGCGTGCGACGGCGGATCAGCACGGCGCGACCGTGGCCGACACCGTGCAAGCCGCGCTGTCGGCCGGCATCGACGCGGTGCTGATCGCCTCTTCCACCGACACCCACGTCGACCTGATCGTCGCCGCCGCGCAGGCCGGCAAGGCGGTGTTCTGCGAAAAGCCGATCGACCTGAGCATGCAGCGGGTGGAGGCGTGCTGGGAGCAGGTACGCGACCGCGGCGTGCCGATTCAGATCGGCTTCAACCGCCGCTACGACGCCTCCCACCGCGGCGTGCGCGACCGCGTGGCGGCGGGCGACATCGGCGACCTGCACCAGGTGATCATCACCAGCCGCGATCCGGAGCCGCCCCCGCTGTCCTACGTTCGGGTATCCGGCGGCCTGTTCCGGGACATGATGATCCACGACTTCGACCTCGCGCGCTTCGTGCTCGGCGAGGAACCGGTCACCATCACCGCGGCCGGCAGCGTGATGATTACCCCCGAGCTCACCGAACTCGGCGACGTCGACACCGCGATGGTACTGATGACCACCGCGTCCGGCATGCAGTGCCACATCAACTGCTCGCGGCAGGCGGTGTACGGCTACGATCAGCGCCTCGAGGCGCACGGCAGCGACGGCATGGTGTGTTCCACCAACCACCTCCAGGACCAGGTGCGCCGCTACTCTGCCACCAGCGCCGGCGCCCCGGCACCGCTGCGCCGCTTCTTCATCGACCGCTACGCGCCCGCCTACCAGTCCCAGCTTGCCGACTTCGTCGACGCCGTCGCGACCGGACGGGAGCCTTCGGTGACCTTCGAAGACGGCCACCGCGCCCTCATTCTGGCCGAAGCCGCCAACCAGTCCCTCGCCACCGGCACCACCATCCCCATCCCGCCAACCGCCAACGAGTCGCCTCAATGA